CTTTGGCTTGTTTGGCATGCTCTACAGCACGTTGAAAGTTATCGATAACTGGCAATAAATCTATCATCAAACTTTCATGACCGTACTTGATAAGGTCTGATTTTTCTTTTTGTACCCGCTTACGAAAATTTTCAAAATCAGCACTCAATCTAACATAACGATCATACCAATCCACAAAAGATTGGTCTTGTTCGTCGTCTTCAATGTTTTGTGTGTTTTCTTCAGCGTTTTTTAGCTCTTCAACGTCGTGTTCAACAGTTTGTTCTTTTTTGTGTTTTCCCATGGTTTTTTACTCTACATTTATATGTCATAAAAAAATGATATTAAGCTTAGGAATATACCAAGACTTGATGTGTTTTGCTATATTCAACCCTATTTTAATGAGAAAACAAGTGATGAATATTGTATGTATCCCCGGTTTAGGCGCTAACGCACTGGTATTTAAACCCCAGCAAGCTTATTTTGCACAGCGTTTGTACATCCCGGATTTTTTAAAGCCCAAAAGCCAAGAAAGCTTGGAAGCTTACAGTTTGCGTTGGGCCAAGCAGATCAAAAGCAATTTGAGACAGCCGTATGTTTTGCTAGGGATGTCCTTAGGCGGCATGCTGGCCCAAGAAATGGCACAATACCTTGATGCTAAAGCTTTGATTTTATTAGGAAGTTTGCAAAATCCTATGCCCAAACAGCACTTGCATCAATGGGGTGAAAAAATAGGCCAAGCTTTACCAAACCCTATTTTAAAAATGATCCGCTATTGTTCCCCGCATTGGGTTGCATGGTTTGAGGGTTTATCCCAAGAACACAAGCATTTATTGCAGCACATGTCGCGGCAAATAGAAATAGATTTTTATAAATGGCAGGCGCAAGCGGCAGCGGCGTGGATTAAAACAGGCTTTCAAGGTGAATATCCATGTCCTGTATTTAGAGCACATGGAGGAAGAGATACGGTTGTTTATTTGGATAAAGAGCTTGGTCCAGAGGATCTTTTTCTTCCCAAAGCCCGGCATTTAATTAACTTAAGCCATGCCCAACAAATCAATGCTTATATTGAGCAGTGTATTGAGAAAGTTCAAGAGCCATAAAAAATAAGGTAAGTTAAAAATTATGAAAAAAATGTTAGTGGTGATGGACCCCATAGAAACAATCAACCCAAAGAAAGACACCAGCCTTGCCTTAATGCTGGAAGCACAAAAACAGGGCTTTACAGTTTTTTATGCTTTGTCTTCAGATCTTTTGGTCATCAGTGGCCAAGCTAAAGTCATGGGCAAGAAAGTCAAAGTTTATGCAGATGAACAGCATTGGTTTGCAGCTGAACAAGAACAGTTGATGCCCATCACAGCCTTTGATTGTATTTTAATGCGCGTTGATCCACCCTTTAACATGGAATACATCTATGCCACCTATGTTTTGGATATGGCCAAAGATCAAGGTGTAAAAGTGATCAATGATCCTCAGAGTTTACGGGACTGTAATGAAAAAATGTTCATTCAGTGGTTTCCAAAATATATTGCACCAACGTTAGTCACTAAAAATAAAGAGGCGCTTTTTGCATTTGTTAAAGAGCAGGGCAAAACAGTGGTTAAACCAATGGACAGTATGGGCGGACAAGGCATTGATATTGTAGACCAAGATAAAACTGGTTTTGAAACTATTCTTGCACAAGCAACACAAAACTTTAGCCAAACCGTCATGCTGCAGAAATATCTGCCACAAATCAAAGATGGGGATAAGCGGATTTTTATTGTGCATGGCGAAGTGATTCCTTATGTTCTTGGACGATTTCCAAAAGCAGGATCTTTTAAGGCTAACTTGGCGGCAGGCGGCAAGGGCGTGGCCATGCCAATCAGCAATGAAAACTTAAAGTTATGCAAGAGCGTAGCACCTGAATTGAAAAAAAGGGGCTTGTTGTTTGTGGGGATGGATATCATTGGCAATCATATTACAGAGATCAATGTGACCAGCCCAACCGGCAGCAAAGAGATTGAAGCGGCTTTTTCGCAAGCTAAAATTATAGAAAAATTTATTCAAGCTATTTAGGTGGCTCAAACCCCAGAGTTTTATTGTTAAGACTAAAATAGCGTTGTTTCACAGGTACATGTAAAAAGTAACCAGTGTTTTAAACGGTTTATTCCTTGGGCTGAGCTTAAATTGAATATAGTTTTTGTATTGATCAACCATTGTAAAAAGATCAAACTCAATATCTGTAAAATTAATCGTTTCCCCATGCCAAGTTTTATAAAGGCCATTTGCTTTTGAAAAATCCATGATCAATGCCTGCTCAGTTTGTTCAAGGACACATTGAGAAAATGAATTGAGGGTTAATTGGATTCTTCTGGGCCAGCCAGTGTAATAAGCTGAAAATGAAAAATCTTTGCCGTTGAGTGTAAAAGACTGTTGCAAAAAACAAGAGGCTTTGGTTCTACATTGATGATGATAAATAAGCTGTTGAGCATAGCTGAGCATATTAAAACAACTGAGCAATAAAAAAATTAAACTTAAACTAAGACAAGGGCGCAAGCTTGGCAGAAAAATGCCTGAGGCTTTTGGCTTGTTCAGTAATGGTATAGCCCTGCAAGCTATTTTTTTGTTTAACCAATTCATGGGCTACTTCTATAACATAATCCACATGGCTTTGGGTATACATTCTTCTGGGTATGGCCAAGCGCACCAATTCCATGGGGGCTGGGGTGTCTATACCCGTTTTAGGATTGGGTCGGCCAAACATCAAGGTACCAATTTCTACGCCACGGATTCCGCCTAATATGTAGAGTGCATTGGCTACGGATTGGGCGGGTAAATGATGTGCTGGAATCTCAGGTAAAAATGCTTTGGCATCAATATAGACCGCATGACCACCAGTGGGTTCAACAATAGGAATACCAGCCGCTTTTAATCCATTGCCCAAGTATTGAGTAGATTGAATCCGATACTGTAAATAGTCTTCTTCTAAAACTTCTTTTAAGCCTTGCGCTAAAGCCCCTAAATCACGGCCAGATAAACCACCATAGGTGGGAAAGCCTTCGGTTAAAATTTCCAGTTCTTGAAATTTTTCAGCCAAGCTATCATCATTGCAGGTCAAAAATCCCCCCATGTTGACCATGCCATCTTTTTTAGCGCTCATGGTACAGCCATCAGCATAGGAAAACATTTCTTTGGCAATGGCCTCTATGCTTTTGTTGGCATAGCCTTCTTCACGCAGTTTAATAAAATAAGCATTTTCAGCAAAACGGCAGGCATCCAAAAACAAAGGGATGTTGTATTGTGTACACACGGCTCTTACTTCTTTAATGTTTTGCATGGATACCGGTTGGCCACCACCACTGTTGTTGGTAACAGTGAGCATGCATAAAGGTATTTTATCTGCACCGGTTTCATCAATGAATTGCTTTAATTTTTCAACATCCATATTGCCTTTAAAGGGGGCATAAGTGCGGGTATCTTTAGAACTTTCAGGCATAAGATCTACAGCCGTTGTATGGGTATGTTCAATGTTAGCCCGAGTGGTATCAAAATGTGTGTTGTTGGGAATAAATTTATCTGGACCGCCAATAACGGAAAATAAAATTCTTTCTGCAGCACGTCCTTGATGGGTAGGAAAAATATGCTTAAAACCCGTTAAGTCAGAGACCACTTTTTCAAATGCATAGTAAGAACGACTACCAGCATAAGATTCATCACCCTCCATCATGGCTGCCCACTGTGCCGAAGACATGGCACCGGTGCCGCTATCGGTAAGAAAATCAATCATAACATCTTCAGCTTTAATCAAAAATAAATTGTAATGGGCGTTTTTTAAAATGCTTTGCCGTTGTGCTTGCGTGGTCATTTTAATGGGTTCAATGGTTTTGATTCTAAACGGCTCTATGATGGTTTTGTACATAAGGGGCTACTCTTTCAAAAAGGATTAATTATGGTTTATTTTTTTTATCCAATTTATTTTGTAAACTATCCAATTGATCTTTGCTGTAAGCTTTCATTTTTTTAAATAAATGTTTAGCCCAGACAAATTCCAAAGACAAAACACCTAAGCCCACAGCAATGGTCACAAGACCTGGCCCCGGTAAAACAAGCAAGGCAATGCCAATAATAATAATGGTCAATCCTACAATAAAAACAATTAGTTTTTTTAAATGTGTATAAAGTGCCTGCATCTCATATCCAATGCATTATCTCTATCATAAAAATAACCATTTAAAAATAACAAGCTGTTTTAAAATAATCCGGTTTTGAATGGAGTTTTACACAAAAAATAAAGGGTGTTATTTAAAATCACATAATGCAAAAAAATTTAGGAAAAACAGTAGTTGAGCATTTGCAAAACCATAAGTCCATCAGGTCATATGCAGATAAACCTATTGATGATGATCTGTTGAATAGCATTTTGCTCAGTGGACAAAGGGCATCCAGTGCCGGGAACTTACAAAGTTGGTCAGTGATTGTCAGCAAAGATGCAAAGAAAAAACAGCAACTTTATGAAGCCCACTATCAACAAAGCATGGTTCTGCAAGCACCAGTGGTGCTTACCTTTTGTGCTGATTTTTACCGGACCATATCGTGGTTAAAAGCGCATCAAGCCAAACTTAGCTTTGATGATTTTGCCGGCTTTCTCACTGGCGCTGTGGATGCAGTCATAGCCGCACAAAATATTGCAGTTGCAGCAGAAGCGCATGGTTTGGGCATTTGTTATATGGGTACCACATTGTGGAGCAGTGATACAATTTGTAAAATTTTAAAAACACCTGATTATGTTATTCCTGTTACCAGTCTGGTGATGGGTTATCCCAATGAAGATATCAAAGAAGTACGCTACAGATTGCCTTTACAAGCAGTGGTTCATCAGGAAGAATATGTAAAACGTTCAGACAAAGAAACACTAGACTTGTATGCTGAATTTGAAGAGCGTTCATGGAAAAGATACGGAGAATTTCCGGGCATGCTGGAGAAATTAGAAAAAGCCGGCATTAAAAAAGTAGCGGACTTTTACACCAGCGATTTAAAGTACTCAAAAGCACTGCATGTAAAAGCGTCTAAAATGCTCATGGCTTTACTTAAAGATAAAAAATTTTGGTGAAGTTTAATTAAAGTTCTAAGGCAGCAAGTTTTTCATGTAGAGTATCTAAGGTTTGTGTGGTTTTTTTGAGTAATTCAATATCAAGATCTCTGACCCATGCAATTGCATGTTGGATGTCTTCACCAATGTTTTTAATAAGATGGGTTTTGTTATCTAAAGTGCATTGACATAGGCCTTCATACATAAGCTCTAAACGTTGTGCAATATGATCGCAGCACAAGCTTACGGCTCCAGACTCTAAAAGGATATCTTGCACTTTTTTCAATTCAGTTGTGTTATGAATGCCGCTATCAATGTGTTGCTTTAATGCATTCAACTGAGCATGTTGGCTTGTCAAAGCAATTAAAATAGGCAAGCTACAACCGGGCATGGCCCAATCTGGGTTGATGCTTTCATCAAAAGCGCCTCTTAAGTCATTGGATATTTGACCAACTTCTCCAAGGTTTTTGCCAATTGTGTACAATACCTCTATTTGGCTTTGATCTGCTCCACCCAATAATCCACCCAGCTGCATGGCCGTTGCGCAAACATTGCCACTCTTTCCATGCACAATATCCCAATATTGATTCAAATCTAAGGGACTGCGGGTGGCCAGCTCTTGCGCACGTGCTTCTTTTAGCTTCATCTGATTTAAATGAAACATGACTTCTTGTTTTTGATGATCCGAAAAACTTGATTGATGGATGAGTGTTTGTTGACGTGCTTGCAAGGCGGCAGCTAAATTGGCAACTCTTCCTGCTCCGTAGGTTTGCCAAATGCCTTTTTCATCCTTATCTAAGACATCATCAATAAGGATACAGTTGATAATAAAGCACACAATGGCAGCTTCTATGGCTAAAGCTTCAATTTGAGTGTTAGCAGTACTTTCGTACGCAATTTTAAATAAAGCAATGGTTCCTGGTTTTCTTTTGGCCAATATGTTTTCTAAATCAGGCCAAGCTTGAAGTTCAGAACAAGAAAGAATCTCTTTTATCAATGGGTCTAGCATAAAGTTTATTAGCTGAAAGGAGTGTAAAAAACCAAAGGCCTCTTGACTTCAGAAATAAACTCAAATCAAGAGGCCTTTGGCTTAATTTAGAAATCCTACCAAGGTACATTTCTAAAAATATCTTTAGTAATTTTCATAATTATCCGCCTTTCGTATAAACAAGCTACAACTAAAAAAACTTAATGTAAACACTTTTTTTATTAATAATTTTTATGATAATTTAAAATTATGTAAATGATAAAATTATTAATTCTCTGCGTCAAAAAATTGCACACAATGATACATAGAGTGACATCAATATAAGCATCTAAAGGAAAACAACAGAGCAATAAAATAAAAATTAATGTTTAAATCCAATAGGCCAGTCAAATTGATCTACATCTGGCCAAGCAAGTGTTTTTGCTTTTCTAAAGATTTAGTGTTGTAGATAAAATGTAGGCATATAGGGTGATTTTTGGAATGTTTTACGCCAGCCAAAACTTATACCGATTAAGCCAATCATTCCTTCCCCGACATCTTCCCCTTGGGTGTCTACATTAATTTCTACACCAAAGGCTAAATTAGGCCGGATAAAAAAGTTTTTGTTGTTGATAAAGGTATAGCCTATTTCTAAAGTGGGTTGAGCAACAATGATATCCGTATTCCCAGATGTTTCACTGGGCTGGTCCAAGTTGTTTTTCCAATCAACGCTATTGAACCAGATGTCGTTTCTTACCGTTGCATACCATTGGCTGATATGATTCTTTTTAAGATAATGCGTGTAATCTATAGAAAAACCAAAACCGTGACCACGCTCATTGTCTTGCACACCCAAGTTACCATGCCGTAAAAGGTTGTGTCCCAAACGTAAGCCAATTAAGCTTTGCAAACCAATACTTTTTTGCGCAGAAACAGTAGATATAAAGCCAGCAGGATACAACTGTCCATTAAGAGAAAAGTCCCAAAATGATTTTTCTCTTGCAAATAAACTGCTACAAAAAAATAACAGTGTAATAAAGAGTAGTTTATTGATCCAGCTCATTGATAATCCTCCAAGCCAAATCGATATCATTGTTTGCAATGGCATTTGCAATCGTCTCATGGCAATTATCAAGCGTAAGGTTGTCTATCTTAAGATCCAATTTGTTTTGCGGTCTTTCTTGCACCGAGGCCAGTTGCCCCAGTTCATTGCCGGTTAAGATAGTGCTATTGCGGATGAAGGCTGGTAAAGCATCAAAGCCAATACCCAAGCATCCTTTTTTAACTTTTAAAGTATATAAACTATCAGAATTAACATGAGTGTAGTACTCGCCGCCATTGCGACCAATATGATTGATTTTAATTGGATCAGGAACATTGTTTTCATCCAGATAATCTTTATTTAAATGAAAACGCACAACTTCACATAAGATTAAATTGCCAGAACCTTTTTGGCCTCCCAGATCAATCACTTGTTTCAGTTTGCATTCCATTTGAACAGGAGATTCCTGCACCCGTTTGGCCTTAACGCATTGTGAGTCCACGGGCGTAAAGCCACTTTTATTAAATTCATCAATATTTGTATCATACTCACCAGAGGCAAGGTTCATTTGGTATTGCATACTGTGGTTGACAATATTGACTACACACTCTTTGCTTTGAACAAGATTATTGTAGGTGTCTTTAAAGCTGCCATCTCTACCTCTACAGGTAGGAGAAAAACCAATGATAGGCGGGTTAAAACCAAAAACATTAAAAAATGAAAAGGGCGCTAGATTATTTTGCTCAGCCTTGTTGTAACTTGAAACCAAAGCAATAGGGCGAGGGGCTACGCTTGAGGTTAAAATTTTATAAATGTAAGTGGCTTCAAACTGTTTTGGATCTATGCTTAACATGGTTTAAAAATCCTATTTTAAAATATGGTACGATGCTTTTTGATGGACCAATGTATTAGAAAGTTTACCTAGACCTGTAATCTCTAAGTCAATCTGGTCTTTGTTTTTTAACCAAATAGGCTCGTAGCTTTTTCCTTCTTTCTTTGCTTTTAAAGCAGCGGTACCATTGAGTTCACCCAAACAACCTGTGCCAACCGTACCGGATCCAATAATATCTCCCGGAAATAAATTTACGCCATATGAAACTCGCTCAATGATCTGCGCAAAAGTCCAGTGCATGCTATCCATATTGCCTTGTGAGACAAGCTCTCCATTGAGTGTTGCTTTCATTTCCAAATTGTATGTCAGACCTTGACCGGTGTCTTGGGCAAAAGCTTTAAGCTCATCTTTGCTGACCAACCAGGGGCCAAAACAATTGGCAAAGTCTTTGCCTTTGGCCGGGCCCAAGCTCAGCTTAAGTTCTTGCATTTGTAAAGTCCGGGCAGAAAGATCATTCATAATCATAAAACCAAAAATATGTTCATCTGCTTTGTTGGCGGGAATATTTTTTCCACCCTTGCCTATAACAGCGGCAATCTCTAATTCAAAATCCAGTTTATCCAAGTGGTCATCGTAAACATCAATAGGGCCTTCACCAAACACGGCATTGTGGTTGGTAAAATAAAATACCGGGAATTGATCAAATTCAGGAATCATGTCTGCACCACGATTAGCGCGCATGGTTTCTACATGTTGTCTAAAGGCATAAGCATCCCTACAAGAGGGGGGGTGAGGTACTGGAGAAAGTAAAGTATGGACATCGGCAGGTTTAAATTTTTCAGGTTCGGCATAGAGTATTTTTTCTAAGTCTTGAACTTTAGAAAAGTAAGTGTCATTATGATTAAGAAAACTTTGCATATCTTGGGGTAAATCAAGCTTAATGTGTTTGGCCGTATCATGCATGTCATAGTAGCCCTCATCTTTAATGTACAGTCCAAGACGTTCTTGTTGGTTTTGATTGAGATAGCTGATGAGTTTCATAAGAGCTCCTTTGCATACAAGCCTAAAACTTTTTTCATCACATCTAAGGCAAAATGATTTTGTTCTTGCGTACCGGTATTAATTCTTATGCCATGATCAAAGCCAAACGCCCCCAGCGGCCTAAGAATTAAACCTTGGTCAAAACAGGCATGATAGAAATGTTGGGCCGTTTGTGCATCTTTAAAATAAAGCATGATCGCATTGGAACCGGTATTGGGGACAAAAGTTAAACCAAGTTCAATAAAGGATTGATAAAAATAATCCAAACCTTCACGGTTAAGCTTTTGAGTCCTGCTTAAAAAATCAGTGTCCTCTAAAGCAGCCATAGCCATGTGTTGTCCCATGCGGCTTGGTTCAAATGGCAGTTTAACTTTGTTTAAGGTATCAATAATGGCTTCATCTGCAATAGCATAACCAATTCTGGCACCGGCTAATCCATAAGCTTTTGAAAACGTACGGGTAACAATAAGATTAGAGTAGTCTCCTAAAAGTTCAATGCCATTGGGATAAGTTTTGTGATGGCAGGCATATTCATAATAAGCTTCATCCAAGATGACCAAAATATTTTTGGGAACAGCCGCTAAAAATTTTTGTAGATCAGTTTTTGTAATCATTGATCCGGTAGGGTTATTGGGGTTGGCCAAATAAATTATACGTGTATTGTCAGTTATGGCTTGAGCAATTGCATCCAGATCATAAGCCCAATTGTTAAGCCCAATTGTTTTTAAAGTTCGGCCTAATTTTTTGGCGTTGACATAGGTGCCAATGAAACTGCCTTTGGACGTTAAAATCACCTCATTCTTTTCACTAAAGGCCATAAAAATATAAGCCAACAATGAGTCAACGCCAGAACCACAGATGAGTTGATGGGAATCAATAGCAAGATGTTTTGCTAAGGCTTGTCTAAGCGCATAGGCGGCCGGATCTGGATAAAGATGGACTTGATCCAAACATTTTTTTGCCGCTGCAATTGCTTTTGGAGAAGGGCCCAGAGGGTTTTCATTGGATGCCAATTTGGCAAACTTGGTCAAACCACGTTTATCGGTCAAGGATTCTAAACTTTTACCGGCCTTATAAGCGCGCAAGTCTTGAATATGTTGAGGAATGTGGAAGGTTAATTTTTCCACTTTAGTCCTCATTCCACGAACGCCAATAGTTGGGATCAGATACAGCTTGAATTTCTTTGGATAAATTCAAAGGCGCAAAAGTATCCACCATCACGGCATATTCATGCGTTTCTTTTTGACCAATAGAGGCTTCGGTTTTTCCAGGTTGTGGACCGTGGGCAATGCCCATGGGGTGATAAGAAATAGAACCCGGCTCTATACCCTTACGAGACATGAAATCGCCATCAGCATAAAAAATAACCTCATCAGAATCAACATTGCTGTGAAAATAAGGTGCGGGTATGGCACCGGGATAAAAATCAAACAAGCGGGGTACAAAATTACAGACTACAAAATGCTGGGTTGCAAAGACCAAGTGTACGGGCGGTGGCAAGTGAATGGCACCTACTTTGGGGGCATAGTCTTTGATGTTCAAGGCAAAAGGGTATTCGCAGCCATCCCAGCCAACGACATCAAAAGGATGGTGATCCCAAACATGCGTATAGGTTTTTCTTCCTTGAGCATATTTACAACTGATATAAACCGGAAAATTGCCTTTTTGATCAATAGGATCATGTAAGGTGGGCAGTTTTAAATCACGTTCACAGTAAGGGGCATCTTCTAGAAGCTGGCCCATGTCATTGCGAAAATGCTTGGGAATGTTAAAAGCGGTGTCAGACAAAACCATAAAGCAGCGGTTGTCTTTACTCTTGAATTGAAATTGATAAATGCAGCCTTTGGGAATGATTAAATAATCGCCTGCAATAAAATCTATAACACCAAACTCACTTAAAAAAATTCCATCACCACGATGGATAAAAACAAGCAGATGCTCATGCGCATTTTTGTGAAAGTCAGTGCAGTTTTCTGTAGGGGAACTGGTTAAAATTGTGCAGTTATGGTTTTCCATCCACAGTGTTTGCGCCTGGTGAAGACTACCAGAATTTTCTTGTCGGCCTGTATGAAACAAGTGCCACATCAAAGGTGCATCCTGCCAAACATCCATTTGCATTAAGTTTTGAGCATGAGCAATGGAACTAACTTTAGTGGGCATGTCCAGACGATAGCGATTACTGTATATACTGGAAAAACCTTGGGTACTGAACAGCTCTTCACGGTATAGGCTTTTTTGGTCAGCCTTGTAAAAGGCAATATGCCGTTTTTTGGGAATATCACCTTGTTGATAATAAAATGGCATTATAAATTTCCTCTGAGTGCTTGATCACGTTCAATGGCTTCAAACAAAGCTTGAAAGTTACCCTGACCAAAACCCTGGCTGCCTTTGCGCCGTTGAATAATTTCATAAAAGAAGGACGGTCTATCACCAATGGGTTTGGTAAACAGTTGTAACAAATAGCCTTCGCCACCGGCCAAGTCTTCTATGTCACATAAAATGCCTAAATCAGCCAAAGCATCAATGTCTTCTGTTACAATGCCAGGGTTACGTTTTTTTAAGTCATCATAGTAGGTTTGTGGGACGGTTAAAAACTCAACACCATTGTTACGTAAAGCTTGAATGCTGGTCAAAATATCATCAGATTCTAAAGCTACATGTTGCACACCGCTGCCATGGTAGACATCCAAGTACTCTTCAATTTGTGATTTTCTCTTGCCTTCATAAGGTTCATTGATGGGGTTACGGATGGCAAAATCATGACTTTTGACCACTTTTGATAAAAGCGCAGAGTACTGCGTTGAAATATCACCTGGGCCAAATTCAATGAACTGTTCAAAATTAAAGGCTCTAACAAAATAATCAGCCCAAGCATTCATTTCATTCTGCCTAACGTTGCCCACAATATGGTCAATTTTTTTTAAGCCTACTGCTTGCCGTTCAATACTTATTTTTTGCCGGGGCTGATCATAGCCAGGCATGAATAAACCTTTGTACTGACTGCGATCACATAAAACAATTTCAGTATCATCATAAATTTTGAGAGCGGCATGCAAGACTTGGCCATTGTCATCTTTATCAAGAGTAGGTTTGTAAACCGGTATTCCACCACTATTTAAGGCATGATTGTACAGATTTTCAACATCACTGACTTGATAGGCAAAACGCTTAACTCCATCACCATGCAAATTAAGAAAATAGGTGGCTTGC
This DNA window, taken from Oligoflexia bacterium, encodes the following:
- a CDS encoding alpha/beta hydrolase is translated as MILSLGIYQDLMCFAIFNPILMRKQVMNIVCIPGLGANALVFKPQQAYFAQRLYIPDFLKPKSQESLEAYSLRWAKQIKSNLRQPYVLLGMSLGGMLAQEMAQYLDAKALILLGSLQNPMPKQHLHQWGEKIGQALPNPILKMIRYCSPHWVAWFEGLSQEHKHLLQHMSRQIEIDFYKWQAQAAAAWIKTGFQGEYPCPVFRAHGGRDTVVYLDKELGPEDLFLPKARHLINLSHAQQINAYIEQCIEKVQEP
- the gshB gene encoding glutathione synthase — its product is MKKMLVVMDPIETINPKKDTSLALMLEAQKQGFTVFYALSSDLLVISGQAKVMGKKVKVYADEQHWFAAEQEQLMPITAFDCILMRVDPPFNMEYIYATYVLDMAKDQGVKVINDPQSLRDCNEKMFIQWFPKYIAPTLVTKNKEALFAFVKEQGKTVVKPMDSMGGQGIDIVDQDKTGFETILAQATQNFSQTVMLQKYLPQIKDGDKRIFIVHGEVIPYVLGRFPKAGSFKANLAAGGKGVAMPISNENLKLCKSVAPELKKRGLLFVGMDIIGNHITEINVTSPTGSKEIEAAFSQAKIIEKFIQAI
- a CDS encoding tryptophanase, with protein sequence MYKTIIEPFRIKTIEPIKMTTQAQRQSILKNAHYNLFLIKAEDVMIDFLTDSGTGAMSSAQWAAMMEGDESYAGSRSYYAFEKVVSDLTGFKHIFPTHQGRAAERILFSVIGGPDKFIPNNTHFDTTRANIEHTHTTAVDLMPESSKDTRTYAPFKGNMDVEKLKQFIDETGADKIPLCMLTVTNNSGGGQPVSMQNIKEVRAVCTQYNIPLFLDACRFAENAYFIKLREEGYANKSIEAIAKEMFSYADGCTMSAKKDGMVNMGGFLTCNDDSLAEKFQELEILTEGFPTYGGLSGRDLGALAQGLKEVLEEDYLQYRIQSTQYLGNGLKAAGIPIVEPTGGHAVYIDAKAFLPEIPAHHLPAQSVANALYILGGIRGVEIGTLMFGRPNPKTGIDTPAPMELVRLAIPRRMYTQSHVDYVIEVAHELVKQKNSLQGYTITEQAKSLRHFSAKLAPLS
- a CDS encoding PGPGW domain-containing protein; this encodes MQALYTHLKKLIVFIVGLTIIIIGIALLVLPGPGLVTIAVGLGVLSLEFVWAKHLFKKMKAYSKDQLDSLQNKLDKKNKP
- a CDS encoding nitroreductase family protein, which produces MQKNLGKTVVEHLQNHKSIRSYADKPIDDDLLNSILLSGQRASSAGNLQSWSVIVSKDAKKKQQLYEAHYQQSMVLQAPVVLTFCADFYRTISWLKAHQAKLSFDDFAGFLTGAVDAVIAAQNIAVAAEAHGLGICYMGTTLWSSDTICKILKTPDYVIPVTSLVMGYPNEDIKEVRYRLPLQAVVHQEEYVKRSDKETLDLYAEFEERSWKRYGEFPGMLEKLEKAGIKKVADFYTSDLKYSKALHVKASKMLMALLKDKKFW
- a CDS encoding polyprenyl synthetase family protein, coding for MLDPLIKEILSCSELQAWPDLENILAKRKPGTIALFKIAYESTANTQIEALAIEAAIVCFIINCILIDDVLDKDEKGIWQTYGAGRVANLAAALQARQQTLIHQSSFSDHQKQEVMFHLNQMKLKEARAQELATRSPLDLNQYWDIVHGKSGNVCATAMQLGGLLGGADQSQIEVLYTIGKNLGEVGQISNDLRGAFDESINPDWAMPGCSLPILIALTSQHAQLNALKQHIDSGIHNTTELKKVQDILLESGAVSLCCDHIAQRLELMYEGLCQCTLDNKTHLIKNIGEDIQHAIAWVRDLDIELLKKTTQTLDTLHEKLAALEL
- a CDS encoding flavin reductase family protein, whose amino-acid sequence is MLSIDPKQFEATYIYKILTSSVAPRPIALVSSYNKAEQNNLAPFSFFNVFGFNPPIIGFSPTCRGRDGSFKDTYNNLVQSKECVVNIVNHSMQYQMNLASGEYDTNIDEFNKSGFTPVDSQCVKAKRVQESPVQMECKLKQVIDLGGQKGSGNLILCEVVRFHLNKDYLDENNVPDPIKINHIGRNGGEYYTHVNSDSLYTLKVKKGCLGIGFDALPAFIRNSTILTGNELGQLASVQERPQNKLDLKIDNLTLDNCHETIANAIANNDIDLAWRIINELDQ
- a CDS encoding fumarylacetoacetate hydrolase family protein codes for the protein MKLISYLNQNQQERLGLYIKDEGYYDMHDTAKHIKLDLPQDMQSFLNHNDTYFSKVQDLEKILYAEPEKFKPADVHTLLSPVPHPPSCRDAYAFRQHVETMRANRGADMIPEFDQFPVFYFTNHNAVFGEGPIDVYDDHLDKLDFELEIAAVIGKGGKNIPANKADEHIFGFMIMNDLSARTLQMQELKLSLGPAKGKDFANCFGPWLVSKDELKAFAQDTGQGLTYNLEMKATLNGELVSQGNMDSMHWTFAQIIERVSYGVNLFPGDIIGSGTVGTGCLGELNGTAALKAKKEGKSYEPIWLKNKDQIDLEITGLGKLSNTLVHQKASYHILK
- the hisC gene encoding histidinol-phosphate transaminase, producing MEKLTFHIPQHIQDLRAYKAGKSLESLTDKRGLTKFAKLASNENPLGPSPKAIAAAKKCLDQVHLYPDPAAYALRQALAKHLAIDSHQLICGSGVDSLLAYIFMAFSEKNEVILTSKGSFIGTYVNAKKLGRTLKTIGLNNWAYDLDAIAQAITDNTRIIYLANPNNPTGSMITKTDLQKFLAAVPKNILVILDEAYYEYACHHKTYPNGIELLGDYSNLIVTRTFSKAYGLAGARIGYAIADEAIIDTLNKVKLPFEPSRMGQHMAMAALEDTDFLSRTQKLNREGLDYFYQSFIELGLTFVPNTGSNAIMLYFKDAQTAQHFYHACFDQGLILRPLGAFGFDHGIRINTGTQEQNHFALDVMKKVLGLYAKELL
- a CDS encoding homogentisate 1,2-dioxygenase, with translation MPFYYQQGDIPKKRHIAFYKADQKSLYREELFSTQGFSSIYSNRYRLDMPTKVSSIAHAQNLMQMDVWQDAPLMWHLFHTGRQENSGSLHQAQTLWMENHNCTILTSSPTENCTDFHKNAHEHLLVFIHRGDGIFLSEFGVIDFIAGDYLIIPKGCIYQFQFKSKDNRCFMVLSDTAFNIPKHFRNDMGQLLEDAPYCERDLKLPTLHDPIDQKGNFPVYISCKYAQGRKTYTHVWDHHPFDVVGWDGCEYPFALNIKDYAPKVGAIHLPPPVHLVFATQHFVVCNFVPRLFDFYPGAIPAPYFHSNVDSDEVIFYADGDFMSRKGIEPGSISYHPMGIAHGPQPGKTEASIGQKETHEYAVMVDTFAPLNLSKEIQAVSDPNYWRSWNED